Proteins found in one Schistocerca serialis cubense isolate TAMUIC-IGC-003099 chromosome 5, iqSchSeri2.2, whole genome shotgun sequence genomic segment:
- the LOC126481852 gene encoding uncharacterized protein LOC126481852 codes for MTDSPVSIQPESSSAINRMTIRPPPFWLHNPLLWFAQLEFVLAQISADETKYSYAVAAHTEDLAAEVQDMLAAPPDIDRYASIKNALITRLSQSEAKRLEKLLRTEELGDRTPSQHLRRLRTLASNTVTDGVLRNIWLSRLPSDTQKILTVCAGDLNALAQTADRLIEMYPTSSVSTLTPQQENSPTVTLVSLQSQLAELTAQVAVLQTAHNRQRPRRRRSRSRHRSPSLQNLRWFHKTFGNDARKRTPPCKWKH; via the coding sequence atgaccGATTCGCCAGTCTCAATTCAACCTGAATCCAGCAGTGCAATTAACAGGATGACGATAAGACCTCCACCATTCTGGTTACATAATCCTCTATTGTGGTTTGCCCAGTTAGAGTTCGTCCTCGCACAAATATCGGCGGACGAAACTAAGTACAGCTATGCGGTTGCAGCACATACAGAAGATCTAGCAGCAGAAGTACAAGATATGCTAGCTGCACCACCGGATATCGATCGTTATGCCTCCATTAAAAACGCATTAATAACGCGTTTGTCACAATCAGAGGCAAAACGGCTAGAGAAGCTACTGCGCACTGAAGAACTCGGAGATCGCACTCCATCACAACACTTACGACGTTTGCGCACACTGGCAAGTAACACTGTAACTGATGGTGTGCTACGAAATATATGGTTGTCTCGGTTGCCGTCAGATACTCAAAAAATTCTCACGGTATGTGCAGGCGATTTAAACGCACTGGCACAAACGGCCGACAGGTTAATTGAAATGTATCCCACATCAAGTGTCTCAACATTAAcgccacaacaagaaaattcgcCCACAGTGACGCTAGTCTCCCTACAATCACAACTGGCAGAGTTGACCGCACAGGTAGCTGTATTACAGACAGCGCACAACCGCCAACGGCCACGCCGCCGACGGTCACGAAGTCGCCATCGATCACCATCACTACAGAACTTACGCTGGTTCCACAAGACATTTGGTAATGATGCACGAAAGCGTACGCCACCTTGCAAGTGGAAACATTAG